A genomic stretch from Synergistaceae bacterium DZ-S4 includes:
- a CDS encoding 4Fe-4S binding protein, which translates to MAKAVVDQDACVGCEACVGVCPTSAISMNDGKAKVDPDTCVECGACVATCPVSAISQ; encoded by the coding sequence ATGGCTAAAGCAGTAGTTGATCAGGATGCTTGTGTAGGTTGCGAGGCATGCGTAGGCGTTTGCCCGACATCGGCGATCAGTATGAATGACGGCAAAGCAAAGGTCGATCCGGATACATGTGTTGAGTGCGGAGCCTGTGTGGCGACCTGCCCTGTCAGCGCAATTTCCCAGTAG
- a CDS encoding methylmalonyl-CoA mutase family protein, which yields MFDPKQLQEVEEGSKCYEGSVAKTLAKNPERKDNFTTGGGIPLKRTYTPQDLEGLDYSKDLGFPGQYPYTRGVQPTMYRGRFWTMRQYAGFATAEDSNRRYRYLLGQGTTGLSVAFDLPTQIGYDSDDPMAVGECGKVGVAIDSLADAEILFDQIPLDKVSTSMTINAPASVLLAMYIAVAEKQGVPMCELSGTIQNDILKEYIARGTYIFPPKPSMRLITDIFEFCSNNIPKWNTISISGYHIREAGSTAVQEVAFTLADGIAYIEAAIKSGQDPNVFGKRLSFFFNSHNDFLEEVAKFRAARKIWAKIMKERFGVTDKSAQMLRFHTQTAGCTLTAQQAENNIVRVSIQTMAAVCGGTQSLHTNSLDEALALPTDKSVRIALRTQQIVAYESGITNTVDPLAGSYAVESLTKQIEDGAWEYINKIDEMGGMMTAIEKGYPQKNIQDAAYQYQKSIESGDRIIVGVNKFQIEEDMSERKLLKVDASVGVNQIKKLRAMKENRDNVKVRDCLEAVRKGAQGEENLMPLILDAVRHYATEGEICGVLREVFGEYKENVVL from the coding sequence GTGTTTGACCCAAAACAGCTCCAGGAAGTGGAAGAAGGAAGCAAGTGCTACGAAGGATCAGTAGCTAAGACATTGGCGAAAAACCCTGAAAGGAAGGACAACTTCACGACAGGAGGAGGTATCCCCCTCAAAAGGACATATACCCCTCAGGATCTTGAAGGCCTTGATTATTCAAAAGATCTTGGCTTTCCAGGACAGTATCCTTATACAAGGGGAGTTCAGCCAACAATGTACCGCGGCCGTTTTTGGACGATGCGCCAGTATGCCGGCTTTGCAACAGCAGAAGATTCCAACAGACGTTACCGCTATCTTCTGGGCCAGGGGACGACAGGCCTTTCAGTAGCCTTTGACCTTCCCACCCAGATCGGTTACGACTCAGACGACCCCATGGCGGTCGGAGAATGCGGCAAAGTCGGAGTTGCGATAGACAGCCTTGCAGATGCAGAGATACTCTTTGACCAGATCCCGCTTGACAAGGTCTCAACATCAATGACGATCAATGCACCTGCGTCGGTACTGCTTGCTATGTACATCGCAGTCGCTGAAAAGCAGGGTGTGCCGATGTGCGAGCTTTCAGGCACCATCCAGAACGACATCCTCAAGGAATACATCGCCAGGGGAACATACATATTCCCTCCCAAGCCTTCGATGCGCCTGATCACCGATATTTTTGAGTTCTGCAGCAACAACATCCCCAAGTGGAACACCATCTCGATTTCCGGCTACCACATCAGGGAAGCAGGATCAACAGCGGTACAGGAAGTCGCATTTACCCTTGCAGACGGTATAGCATACATTGAAGCAGCCATCAAATCGGGACAGGATCCGAACGTGTTCGGCAAACGCCTCTCCTTCTTCTTCAACTCGCATAACGATTTCCTCGAAGAGGTCGCCAAGTTCCGCGCGGCACGCAAGATATGGGCAAAGATCATGAAGGAACGCTTCGGAGTAACTGACAAGAGCGCCCAGATGCTCCGCTTCCATACGCAAACAGCGGGATGCACACTTACGGCACAGCAGGCTGAGAACAACATCGTTCGCGTCAGTATCCAGACGATGGCGGCGGTTTGCGGAGGGACCCAGTCGCTCCACACCAACAGCCTTGACGAAGCTCTTGCCCTTCCGACGGACAAATCGGTCCGCATCGCTCTCCGTACTCAGCAGATAGTTGCATACGAGTCAGGAATAACCAACACGGTCGATCCTCTCGCAGGAAGCTACGCTGTCGAATCTCTCACAAAGCAGATCGAAGACGGAGCCTGGGAGTACATCAACAAGATAGACGAAATGGGCGGAATGATGACCGCGATCGAAAAAGGCTATCCACAGAAGAATATCCAGGATGCCGCCTACCAGTACCAGAAGTCTATCGAGTCCGGAGACCGCATCATCGTCGGAGTCAACAAGTTCCAGATAGAAGAAGACATGTCTGAGCGCAAACTCCTTAAAGTCGACGCAAGCGTTGGAGTAAACCAGATAAAGAAACTTCGCGCAATGAAAGAAAACCGGGACAATGTCAAAGTCAGGGATTGCCTCGAAGCCGTACGCAAGGGCGCCCAGGGCGAAGAGAACCTCATGCCCCTCATTCTTGATGCAGTACGC
- a CDS encoding FprA family A-type flavoprotein — MQKAIKITDKIYWIGGNDRETDLFEGLWTLPKGVSYNAYLINDDKTAIIDTIKSGNLSDYIERLTSVLPEGRGIDYLIVNHMEPDHSGSIRMLRHLYPEMKIVGNKKTVEMIDAFYRITENIIEVKEGDVLDLGHHKVTFAMIPMVHWPESMVTYDATEKVLFSTDAFGGFSALEGGIFDDELDMVHYEYEILRYFANIVGRYAAPTQKAIAKVRVLQPKIICPAHGPIHRTNPWHIVDLYDKWSRHETDEGVVVVYGSMYGNTKFMTDAIARSISEAGIKDVFVHDVSRDNLSFMVADIWRYKGLVLGSCTYNTELYPPMATLCRSLSNKMMKNRILGICGSYSWSKGALAELQLFAEQGGDWTLIQPSVEVKSCPTEEDLDQCRLLGRNVAEAVKKQFIK; from the coding sequence ATGCAGAAAGCGATAAAGATCACGGATAAGATATACTGGATAGGCGGCAATGACCGCGAGACAGACCTCTTTGAAGGACTGTGGACTTTGCCAAAGGGAGTTTCATACAACGCATATCTTATCAATGACGACAAGACCGCGATAATCGACACGATAAAAAGCGGCAACCTTTCGGATTACATCGAGAGGCTGACATCCGTGCTTCCCGAAGGCAGGGGAATAGACTACCTCATAGTCAACCACATGGAACCGGACCACTCAGGTTCCATAAGGATGCTTCGCCACCTCTACCCTGAGATGAAGATAGTGGGCAACAAAAAAACAGTTGAAATGATCGACGCCTTCTACAGGATAACGGAGAACATAATTGAGGTAAAGGAAGGTGACGTCCTCGACCTGGGGCACCATAAGGTGACCTTCGCAATGATACCCATGGTCCACTGGCCCGAGAGCATGGTAACCTATGACGCCACAGAGAAAGTGCTTTTTTCAACAGACGCTTTCGGAGGCTTCAGCGCACTCGAGGGCGGCATATTCGACGATGAGCTCGACATGGTCCATTATGAGTACGAGATCCTTAGATATTTCGCCAACATAGTCGGACGTTACGCCGCGCCGACTCAAAAGGCGATCGCCAAGGTCAGGGTGCTACAGCCAAAGATCATCTGTCCGGCACACGGTCCCATACACAGGACGAACCCATGGCATATAGTAGATCTTTACGACAAGTGGAGCAGGCATGAGACGGATGAGGGAGTTGTGGTCGTATACGGTTCAATGTACGGAAATACAAAATTCATGACCGATGCCATCGCACGTTCGATATCAGAAGCAGGCATAAAGGATGTCTTCGTACACGACGTTTCCAGGGACAATCTTTCATTCATGGTCGCGGACATATGGAGGTACAAGGGGCTGGTGCTCGGAAGCTGCACCTACAACACAGAGCTCTATCCGCCTATGGCGACACTTTGCAGATCACTTTCAAACAAGATGATGAAGAACAGGATACTCGGGATATGCGGTTCATACAGCTGGAGCAAGGGAGCTCTGGCAGAACTGCAGCTCTTCGCTGAACAGGGAGGGGACTGGACGCTCATTCAGCCGTCGGTGGAAGTAAAATCCTGCCCGACGGAAGAAGACCTTGACCAATGCAGGCTGCTTGGAAGGAACGTTGCTGAAGCGGTAAAAAAACAGTTCATAAAATAA
- the thiT gene encoding energy-coupled thiamine transporter ThiT: protein MKVPIKILAEGSLCIALSAALSFVRLFALPQGGSVSLGMLPILIFALRRGGSAGVSAGLAVGMLKLFMGGYVIHPIQALLDYPVANALIGTAGFFRANRYLGAAAASLMNLFASVLSGVVFFSDYAPEGMNVWLYSFLYNASVVIPEAVICIALIYLILPRLDKIGR, encoded by the coding sequence ATGAAAGTCCCAATAAAGATCCTCGCAGAAGGATCGCTTTGCATAGCATTATCGGCCGCTCTTTCGTTCGTCAGGCTGTTTGCACTCCCTCAGGGAGGCTCTGTCAGCCTTGGCATGCTGCCGATACTTATATTTGCATTACGAAGAGGCGGATCCGCGGGAGTATCGGCAGGACTGGCCGTAGGGATGCTTAAGCTGTTCATGGGAGGATACGTGATACACCCGATCCAGGCATTGCTTGACTACCCTGTTGCAAATGCACTTATCGGAACCGCAGGCTTCTTCAGGGCAAACAGATATCTTGGAGCAGCCGCGGCATCGCTCATGAACCTTTTTGCTTCTGTACTGTCAGGGGTCGTCTTTTTCTCGGATTACGCACCCGAAGGGATGAATGTATGGCTCTACTCCTTTCTTTACAATGCGAGCGTTGTGATCCCGGAGGCTGTCATCTGCATAGCACTTATTTATTTGATATTGCCCAGGCTGGATAAGATAGGAAGATAG
- the nhaC gene encoding Na+/H+ antiporter NhaC → MEPRKPSLALTLAVFLSAAALIGASVLVWEVDIHIALILSAMIAIAVGVVVLKYDYATIEKGIIDGIMTGMQACLILYTVGPLIGTWIVSGVVPTMIYYGLAILSPSIFLFATLLICSVVSLSTGTSWGTSGTVGIALMGIALGLGVPAPLTAGVVISGAYFGDKMSPLSDTTNLAPAVAGTDLFQHIRAMVWTTGPTYIIVAAITLVIGFRYSGGQLDTAKIAAIQALMRAEFWINPITLLAPLVVIGLSATRKPALPSLWAGIFVAIVIALVNGSGFGEILNIMQYGYAPSVSASIAGAGEDAAALAKVLAESNITVAPDIALEAANDIVKLMERGGLQSMNWTISLIICAFTFGFAMETCGFLKVMLEAIMKPIRSVGGMITATIMSCFVCDIFLGDQYLSIAMPGTMFRSAFEEKGLHPRMLSRSLEDAGTLLSVLIPWNTCGAYHTTVLGVPTVQYIPYAFLNYLNPIVAIIMTYMGIGIFWRGKDGEPVKGGKTGPADLV, encoded by the coding sequence ATGGAGCCTCGTAAACCTTCACTGGCGTTAACTCTTGCAGTTTTTTTGTCGGCAGCTGCACTGATTGGAGCCAGTGTCCTGGTATGGGAAGTTGATATTCACATCGCGCTTATCCTTAGCGCAATGATTGCGATCGCGGTTGGAGTTGTAGTCCTTAAATATGATTACGCCACAATCGAAAAAGGTATTATTGACGGCATAATGACAGGTATGCAGGCTTGTCTTATCCTTTATACGGTTGGTCCGCTTATTGGGACCTGGATCGTAAGCGGAGTAGTCCCAACAATGATCTATTATGGACTGGCCATTCTAAGCCCGTCAATTTTCCTTTTCGCCACACTGCTCATCTGCTCAGTTGTATCACTCTCGACCGGTACATCATGGGGTACGTCCGGAACTGTCGGCATAGCTCTTATGGGGATCGCGCTTGGTCTTGGTGTCCCGGCTCCTCTAACGGCTGGCGTAGTCATTTCAGGAGCATACTTCGGCGACAAGATGTCTCCGCTTTCTGATACTACGAACCTGGCACCGGCCGTTGCGGGAACTGACCTTTTTCAGCACATCAGAGCCATGGTGTGGACCACCGGGCCTACTTACATAATAGTTGCTGCAATAACGCTTGTGATCGGTTTCCGTTACTCAGGCGGACAGCTTGACACTGCGAAGATAGCTGCTATCCAGGCACTTATGAGAGCAGAGTTCTGGATCAACCCGATCACCCTCCTGGCACCCCTGGTTGTCATTGGGCTTTCTGCAACGCGTAAACCCGCCCTCCCAAGCCTGTGGGCTGGTATCTTTGTAGCTATTGTCATTGCTTTGGTCAATGGTTCAGGATTTGGCGAAATCCTGAATATCATGCAGTACGGCTACGCACCCTCAGTTTCAGCCTCTATAGCAGGTGCTGGTGAAGATGCTGCTGCTCTGGCTAAAGTTCTTGCCGAGAGCAATATCACTGTCGCCCCGGATATTGCTTTGGAAGCAGCGAACGACATAGTTAAGCTTATGGAGCGCGGCGGTCTGCAGTCTATGAACTGGACGATCTCCCTTATCATCTGCGCATTCACATTCGGTTTTGCCATGGAGACATGCGGTTTCCTCAAGGTCATGCTTGAAGCTATTATGAAGCCCATCAGGTCAGTCGGCGGAATGATCACAGCAACTATAATGTCCTGCTTTGTCTGCGACATCTTCCTTGGCGACCAGTATCTGTCCATAGCAATGCCTGGAACCATGTTCCGTTCAGCATTTGAAGAAAAAGGACTCCACCCAAGGATGCTGTCCCGCTCGCTGGAAGACGCTGGTACTCTTCTCTCTGTTCTTATTCCATGGAACACTTGCGGTGCATACCATACTACAGTTCTTGGAGTTCCTACCGTTCAGTATATCCCTTACGCATTCCTCAACTATCTTAACCCTATCGTAGCAATAATCATGACCTACATGGGCATAGGCATATTCTGGCGCGGTAAGGACGGAGAACCCGTCAAGGGCGGAAAAACGGGTCCTGCGGATCTGGTTTAG
- the thiE gene encoding thiamine phosphate synthase — protein MRLDKNSLKLYAVTDRKWLKGSSLEEEIEKAVRAGVTMVQLREKHMGSDELVSLAKRIGTVVHKYNVPLIINDDIEAALASGADGVHVGQEDIGAYEARQRIGSSMILGVSAPTAETALEAERCGADYIGAGAVFSTSTKEDAKVMSFDELKRICGSVSIPVVAIGGITEDNIIELSGSGIAGAAVVSAIFAKDDIAASAAKLLALAEKMLGNK, from the coding sequence TTGAGATTAGATAAAAATTCATTAAAACTATATGCCGTAACTGACAGAAAATGGCTCAAAGGAAGCTCCCTGGAAGAAGAAATAGAAAAGGCTGTGAGGGCCGGTGTGACAATGGTCCAGCTCAGGGAAAAGCATATGGGATCTGACGAGCTTGTGAGCCTTGCAAAAAGAATTGGGACTGTTGTTCATAAATACAATGTCCCCCTGATCATCAACGACGACATCGAAGCCGCATTGGCATCAGGCGCCGACGGCGTACATGTCGGACAGGAGGATATTGGCGCATACGAGGCAAGACAGAGGATCGGCAGCTCTATGATACTCGGGGTATCGGCCCCGACAGCGGAAACGGCTCTTGAAGCGGAAAGGTGCGGAGCTGATTACATCGGCGCGGGCGCTGTCTTCTCAACATCAACAAAGGAAGATGCAAAAGTAATGTCCTTTGATGAACTCAAAAGGATCTGCGGTTCTGTCTCCATACCGGTGGTAGCAATAGGGGGCATTACTGAAGACAATATAATCGAACTTTCGGGCTCCGGGATCGCTGGAGCAGCAGTTGTGTCGGCCATATTTGCCAAAGATGATATCGCGGCCTCGGCAGCGAAACTGTTGGCCCTTGCTGAAAAAATGCTGGGGAACAAATAA
- the thiD gene encoding bifunctional hydroxymethylpyrimidine kinase/phosphomethylpyrimidine kinase, whose product MIRKVLTIAGSDCSGGAGIQADLKTMTAFGMYGMSVITALTAQNTTGVSGIADVESGFVAQQIDAVFTDIRPDAVKIGMVSNSFLVRTISEKLKEYGAQNIVVDPVMVSTSGSRLLERDAADALIEMLLPLAEIITPNIPEAEVLSGIRIRDREGMKEAARIITRSTGTNILIKGGHFPEEADDLLVRRDEREKWFLAARIDNPNTHGTGCTLSSAIACGLAEGLSVEESVRAAKDYITDALKSGLDLGRGSGPLDHCCRLRKQVAK is encoded by the coding sequence ATGATCAGAAAGGTATTGACGATTGCCGGTTCCGACTGCAGCGGCGGGGCGGGCATCCAGGCAGACCTAAAGACAATGACAGCGTTTGGTATGTACGGCATGAGTGTTATAACGGCCCTTACCGCCCAGAATACGACCGGGGTCTCAGGGATCGCGGATGTTGAGAGCGGTTTTGTGGCACAGCAGATAGACGCGGTCTTTACAGACATACGTCCCGATGCCGTCAAGATAGGTATGGTCTCAAACTCTTTCCTGGTAAGGACGATCTCTGAGAAACTGAAAGAGTATGGCGCACAAAACATCGTCGTCGACCCAGTGATGGTATCGACCAGCGGAAGCAGGCTGCTTGAGCGGGATGCAGCCGATGCTCTCATAGAAATGCTTCTCCCTCTGGCAGAGATCATCACACCGAACATCCCCGAGGCTGAAGTCCTCAGCGGGATCAGGATAAGAGATCGGGAGGGAATGAAAGAGGCGGCCAGGATCATAACAAGGTCGACAGGGACGAATATCCTTATAAAGGGGGGGCACTTCCCGGAGGAGGCTGACGATCTGCTGGTCAGGCGGGACGAGAGAGAGAAGTGGTTTCTCGCGGCGAGGATAGATAACCCAAACACCCACGGAACAGGATGCACTTTATCATCTGCAATAGCTTGCGGGCTTGCCGAGGGTCTTAGCGTCGAGGAGAGCGTAAGAGCAGCCAAAGATTATATTACGGATGCGTTGAAGTCAGGTCTTGATCTGGGCAGGGGAAGCGGTCCTCTTGATCATTGTTGCAGGCTTAGAAAGCAGGTTGCGAAATAA
- the thiM gene encoding hydroxyethylthiazole kinase, with the protein MFAGILDEVRRISPLVHCITNYVTVNDCANVLLACGASPVMADDERETEEIVSIASALVINIGTLNSRTIPSMFKAGRRANELGLPVVLDPVGAGASSLRTATAMELIKEIDFAVIRGNISEITAIAGGESRTRGVDASDPGLLDRHLPKEVICLIMKLRKKTGAVITVTGPKDIVAGEKYLYTIKNGHPMMSKVSGTGCMLSAVTGAFCAAVPSDHALAAASAAAMFGVAGELAFEQLTSKGGGTSTYRSYIIDEVSNMTAEKMREAVKIEIR; encoded by the coding sequence ATGTTTGCAGGGATATTGGATGAGGTAAGGAGGATATCTCCTCTTGTACACTGCATAACAAACTACGTTACAGTAAATGACTGTGCCAATGTGCTTCTGGCGTGCGGGGCGTCGCCTGTTATGGCGGACGATGAACGTGAGACGGAAGAGATAGTATCGATCGCCTCGGCTTTAGTCATCAATATCGGCACTCTTAACAGCAGGACTATACCTTCCATGTTCAAGGCGGGCAGAAGAGCAAACGAACTTGGACTGCCGGTGGTCCTTGATCCTGTCGGGGCGGGTGCCTCCTCTCTGCGTACTGCAACGGCAATGGAGCTGATAAAGGAAATAGATTTTGCCGTTATCAGGGGAAATATTTCAGAGATAACAGCTATAGCCGGAGGGGAGTCAAGGACCCGGGGAGTTGACGCGTCCGACCCGGGACTTTTGGACAGGCATCTGCCTAAAGAGGTCATCTGCCTCATCATGAAGCTCAGAAAAAAGACAGGCGCTGTGATCACGGTTACCGGCCCTAAAGATATAGTTGCCGGGGAAAAATATCTTTACACGATCAAAAACGGTCATCCCATGATGTCAAAAGTCAGCGGCACAGGTTGCATGCTCTCTGCCGTTACAGGTGCATTTTGCGCGGCAGTCCCTTCAGACCATGCACTGGCGGCAGCTTCCGCGGCGGCGATGTTCGGGGTTGCCGGAGAGTTGGCTTTTGAACAGCTCACCAGCAAAGGCGGAGGAACTTCCACATACAGGTCATACATCATAGACGAAGTAAGCAACATGACCGCGGAAAAGATGAGGGAGGCTGTAAAAATTGAGATTAGATAA